One part of the Salinivirga cyanobacteriivorans genome encodes these proteins:
- a CDS encoding type II toxin-antitoxin system RelE/ParE family toxin translates to MIVSFRTKSTEKIWNGERVKKIPIEIQQIGRRKLRMLNNSQNLADLRIPPSNRLEKLKGSTNDFYSIRINDQWRIVFRWDSNRAHDVDILDYHK, encoded by the coding sequence ATGATTGTATCGTTTCGAACAAAGTCGACTGAAAAGATTTGGAATGGTGAACGGGTGAAAAAAATCCCGATTGAAATTCAGCAAATTGGCCGACGAAAACTGAGAATGTTGAATAACTCACAAAATTTAGCTGATTTGCGGATTCCGCCATCGAATCGACTAGAAAAACTAAAAGGATCGACAAACGATTTTTACAGCATTCGGATTAACGATCAATGGAGGATTGTTTTTCGTTGGGACAGCAATCGCGCACATGACGTTGATATTTTGGATTATCACAAATAA
- a CDS encoding IS110 family transposase, translating to MARKKKIKMEIINYNAAGIDVGSKSHFVAVGQSLEDVKEFGVYAEDLVKLCEWLLSYGITSVAMESTGDYWQNLYVELQKHGIEVVLCNGKFTKNAKGKKTDVKDSRWIQKLHSLGLLTSSFLPDENTEILRTYCRQRTNWLELAASASRKMQKYLKFLNFRLDVVVNDVCGLTGLKIIEDICNGNLDPYSLAEHRHYNCRKPKEEIAKALHGNNRVDYLFGLKQEYDSYKFFQRKIKECDKEIEKLIKNEIQKHPVKQKLKTTAKPHKRINKNAIDIKNFNQIAYQYFGGVDLMAIEGVSHATVMSIMSEIGIDGFKKFKTAKEFCSWLRLAPNNKISGGKILSNKIPKGSNRLKIALRHSANAIGNLKDTHMSDFFKRIAYRKGRQAAVSATARKLATVIWTMVVKQVPYDPPTAYLFLDQKRKLGLVKRIKKQMAKFDIKTEDINLGNSLSPNYNF from the coding sequence ATGGCAAGGAAAAAGAAAATTAAAATGGAGATTATAAATTACAATGCAGCAGGAATTGATGTTGGTAGTAAATCTCATTTTGTAGCAGTCGGACAATCTTTAGAAGATGTTAAAGAATTCGGAGTATATGCCGAAGATTTAGTTAAATTATGCGAATGGCTATTATCTTATGGCATTACTTCTGTTGCAATGGAATCAACAGGCGATTACTGGCAAAATTTATATGTGGAATTGCAAAAGCATGGAATTGAAGTTGTTTTATGTAATGGAAAGTTTACAAAAAATGCAAAAGGAAAAAAGACAGATGTAAAAGATAGTCGGTGGATTCAAAAGCTTCATTCTTTAGGTTTGTTGACAAGTAGTTTTTTACCTGATGAGAATACAGAAATATTACGAACTTATTGTCGTCAAAGAACAAACTGGCTGGAATTAGCAGCAAGTGCATCTCGAAAAATGCAGAAGTATCTTAAATTTTTAAATTTTCGTTTAGATGTAGTTGTAAATGATGTATGTGGTCTCACAGGACTTAAAATCATAGAAGATATTTGTAATGGAAATCTTGATCCTTATTCATTAGCAGAACATAGACATTATAATTGTAGAAAACCCAAAGAAGAAATAGCTAAAGCTTTACATGGCAACAACAGGGTAGATTATTTATTTGGGTTAAAGCAAGAGTATGATAGTTATAAATTCTTTCAAAGAAAAATTAAGGAATGCGATAAGGAAATAGAGAAATTAATAAAAAATGAAATACAAAAGCATCCAGTAAAACAAAAGCTAAAGACAACAGCAAAACCACACAAAAGAATTAATAAAAATGCTATTGATATAAAGAACTTTAATCAAATAGCTTACCAATACTTTGGGGGTGTTGACCTTATGGCTATTGAGGGGGTGAGTCATGCAACAGTTATGTCAATTATGAGTGAAATAGGTATAGATGGCTTTAAAAAATTTAAAACAGCCAAAGAGTTTTGTTCTTGGTTACGACTAGCTCCTAATAATAAAATCTCCGGAGGAAAAATTCTTAGTAATAAAATACCCAAAGGAAGTAATCGTTTAAAAATAGCACTGCGACATTCAGCAAATGCAATTGGAAATCTAAAAGATACACATATGTCAGACTTCTTTAAGCGCATCGCTTATCGAAAAGGACGACAAGCGGCAGTAAGCGCAACAGCAAGAAAACTTGCAACAGTAATATGGACAATGGTCGTAAAACAAGTTCCCTATGATCCACCAACAGCATATTTATTCCTTGACCAAAAAAGAAAATTAGGATTAGTAAAAAGAATTAAAAAACAAATGGCTAAATTTGACATAAAGACTGAAGATATTAATTTGGGTAACTCGCTGAGCCCCAATTACAATTTTTAA
- a CDS encoding restriction endonuclease subunit S, giving the protein MVDKSNLAYKFQEVEKEIDYTFLPDQLKYTSVSLTEVFTNKLRLEANAFNLEAKVAKEKVISSKYGFINLWSSNGLVSNAFYPGRFKRIYVSKKDGKPFFLPSQMTEIKPKATKYISPKTYKTLEGVELVANNLLMSRSGTIGKCTITSKSNIGKLYSDDIIRVSFKNEFDLGYTYAFFQTTVGQIILQTNNYGAVVKHIEPEHLESIIIPNAPELLKKEIHELVIESYDLRDESNDLIDKAESILYEELQLKPIEELKTEYFDNSVELRNYTTKLSDLRLRLDGSYHIPIVQLVEQEIKRNAKEISTIGQLSKDVILAGVFKRTYVDRENGVPFLGGRDITQLNPQVEKFLSKTVHASRIKKELEVFENYVLISDRGTIGKVQIVPKHWNGWAVSQNIIKVIANSNDIAGYLFCFFNSDYGQILIKRETYGSVVDMIDDKNVSGIHVPLLKNEKKQKEINDLVLQANELRYQAHLKEQEAIKKMENIINDTK; this is encoded by the coding sequence ATGGTAGATAAAAGCAATTTAGCGTATAAATTTCAAGAAGTTGAAAAGGAAATAGATTACACATTTTTACCTGACCAACTCAAATACACTTCTGTTTCGCTAACTGAAGTTTTTACCAACAAACTACGTTTGGAAGCTAACGCCTTTAATTTGGAGGCAAAAGTTGCTAAAGAGAAAGTCATTAGCAGTAAATATGGATTTATAAATCTTTGGTCAAGCAATGGTTTAGTTTCTAATGCTTTTTATCCCGGAAGATTTAAAAGAATCTATGTTTCAAAAAAGGATGGTAAACCGTTCTTTTTGCCTTCTCAAATGACTGAAATTAAGCCAAAGGCAACTAAATATATTTCACCGAAAACATATAAAACACTTGAAGGTGTTGAATTAGTGGCTAACAATCTTTTAATGTCACGTTCAGGAACAATCGGTAAGTGTACGATAACTTCAAAATCAAATATTGGCAAATTATATTCAGATGATATAATCAGAGTCAGTTTTAAAAACGAATTTGATTTGGGTTATACTTATGCGTTTTTTCAAACTACGGTTGGTCAAATAATCCTACAAACCAATAATTATGGCGCTGTTGTTAAGCACATAGAACCTGAACATTTAGAGAGCATTATTATTCCAAATGCACCTGAATTACTAAAAAAAGAAATTCACGAACTTGTAATAGAATCTTACGATTTACGAGACGAATCAAACGACTTAATTGATAAAGCGGAATCAATTTTATACGAAGAACTTCAACTTAAACCAATTGAGGAGCTAAAAACAGAATACTTTGACAATTCTGTTGAGTTAAGAAATTACACCACAAAACTGAGTGATTTAAGATTGCGTTTAGACGGTTCATATCACATTCCAATTGTTCAGTTAGTAGAGCAGGAAATTAAACGTAATGCAAAAGAAATTTCCACAATCGGGCAACTATCAAAAGACGTAATTCTTGCAGGTGTTTTCAAAAGAACTTATGTTGACCGAGAAAATGGAGTGCCATTTCTTGGAGGTAGAGATATAACTCAATTAAATCCACAAGTAGAAAAATTCTTATCGAAAACTGTTCACGCTTCAAGAATCAAAAAGGAATTAGAAGTATTTGAGAACTACGTTTTAATTTCAGACAGAGGAACAATCGGAAAAGTTCAAATCGTGCCAAAACATTGGAATGGTTGGGCAGTTAGTCAAAACATTATTAAGGTAATTGCAAACTCAAATGACATTGCAGGTTATTTGTTTTGCTTCTTTAATTCTGACTATGGACAAATTCTAATTAAACGAGAAACTTACGGTTCAGTGGTTGATATGATTGACGACAAGAATGTTAGCGGAATCCACGTTCCACTTCTAAAGAACGAGAAAAAACAAAAAGAAATAAATGATTTGGTTTTACAAGCTAATGAATTGAGATACCAAGCACACCTGAAAGAACAGGAAGCTATTAAGAAAATGGAAAATATAATAAACGACACGAAATAA
- a CDS encoding helix-turn-helix domain-containing protein: MNRIKEILKAKGITQTWLAEKMNKSYTTINEYARNVRQPSVEDLYEIADILQVQATDLLVNKKNNNDRN; this comes from the coding sequence ATGAACCGAATTAAAGAAATCCTGAAAGCCAAAGGAATAACACAGACTTGGCTTGCTGAGAAAATGAATAAAAGCTACACGACAATAAACGAGTATGCTCGAAATGTGAGACAGCCAAGTGTTGAGGATTTATATGAAATAGCTGACATTTTACAAGTACAGGCAACTGACTTGTTAGTAAATAAAAAGAATAACAATGATAGAAACTAA
- a CDS encoding N-6 DNA methylase, whose protein sequence is MIETKVIISIPEGKLRDYIDGTIRVDTPEEYVRQTVEKRLINEHKYSKEQIKIEYGVQMGSGKKRADIVIFPKDSTAEEMKDQDNIWLVIECKKEAVKPTDKNNGVEQMKSYMAACGNCEWGMWTNGMHKEVWRRVRNEQGKYIYEEFNDIPSADGTTDEHERPNRNTLIKAYEDNLLFTFKTCHNIIYVNEGLQKQPAFFEFLKIIFCKIHDERNLLEPVEFFTTSKERNYKDGQASVYKRISKIFEDVKKRHGQIFDKSDEIKLAPRTVTYLVAELQKYALLTTNIDIKGKAYEEIVGANLRGDRGEFFTPRNVMKMAVAMINPKETERVLDSSCGTGGFVVTAMTAVIDSLRERMESQYGEEEGWNADVRKAFNDKISEIASENYFGFDINPDLVKATKMNMVMNNDGSGNILQLNSLLPPQEWEEETKKKLAKALGISASDIRNHKSLAHFDIIVTNPPFGSKIPIKDQQILEQFDIAYIWNKDENGNWFKTDRLQSSVPPEQLFIERIIQLLKEGGRTAIVLPDSILGAPGLEYIRHWLIKNTKIIASVDLHADAFQPRNGTQCSILFLQKKTKAEIADEEKSRQIIDYDIFMTMIDHIGHDKRGGKIFKRDEKGNIVMIEVEELVKEKDADGNLIARKEITQEKIVNDQTIHVADVFSKWKAKQGIAW, encoded by the coding sequence ATGATAGAAACTAAGGTTATCATTTCAATTCCCGAAGGAAAACTAAGGGACTACATTGACGGAACTATTCGAGTTGACACACCCGAAGAATACGTTAGACAGACCGTTGAGAAAAGATTGATAAATGAACACAAATACTCAAAGGAGCAAATCAAAATTGAGTATGGAGTTCAAATGGGTTCAGGAAAGAAACGAGCTGATATTGTAATTTTTCCAAAAGACTCAACGGCTGAAGAAATGAAAGACCAAGACAACATTTGGTTAGTCATTGAGTGCAAAAAAGAAGCCGTAAAGCCGACCGACAAAAACAACGGAGTTGAGCAAATGAAATCTTACATGGCTGCTTGTGGAAACTGTGAGTGGGGAATGTGGACAAACGGAATGCACAAAGAAGTTTGGCGGAGAGTTCGGAATGAACAAGGAAAATATATTTATGAAGAGTTTAATGACATTCCTTCTGCTGACGGAACAACTGACGAACACGAAAGACCAAATCGAAATACTTTAATAAAGGCTTACGAAGATAATTTGCTCTTTACTTTCAAAACTTGCCATAACATTATTTACGTTAATGAAGGTTTGCAAAAGCAACCTGCATTTTTTGAATTTCTTAAAATCATTTTCTGCAAAATTCATGACGAACGTAACTTACTTGAACCAGTAGAATTTTTCACAACTTCAAAAGAGAGAAATTACAAAGACGGACAAGCCAGTGTTTACAAGAGGATTTCTAAAATATTTGAGGACGTTAAAAAGCGACACGGACAAATATTTGATAAAAGTGACGAAATAAAATTAGCACCAAGAACCGTAACATATTTGGTTGCTGAACTTCAAAAATATGCTCTTCTAACTACAAATATTGACATTAAAGGAAAAGCCTACGAGGAGATTGTTGGTGCTAACCTAAGAGGTGACAGAGGCGAATTTTTCACGCCAAGAAATGTGATGAAAATGGCAGTCGCCATGATTAACCCCAAAGAAACAGAACGAGTTTTGGACAGCAGTTGCGGAACGGGTGGTTTTGTCGTTACAGCAATGACAGCGGTAATTGATTCTTTGCGTGAAAGAATGGAAAGCCAATATGGCGAAGAAGAAGGTTGGAACGCAGACGTAAGAAAAGCATTTAACGACAAAATTTCTGAAATCGCTTCTGAAAATTATTTTGGTTTTGACATAAATCCAGACTTGGTAAAAGCAACCAAAATGAACATGGTAATGAATAATGACGGAAGCGGAAATATTCTGCAACTCAATTCACTTTTACCACCCCAAGAATGGGAAGAAGAAACCAAAAAGAAACTTGCAAAAGCATTGGGAATTTCAGCGAGTGACATTCGCAATCACAAAAGTTTGGCTCATTTCGATATTATCGTAACCAACCCACCTTTTGGCTCAAAAATACCAATCAAAGACCAACAAATATTAGAGCAGTTTGACATAGCCTACATTTGGAATAAAGACGAAAACGGAAATTGGTTTAAAACTGACCGTTTACAATCGAGTGTTCCACCAGAACAACTTTTTATAGAACGAATTATTCAACTTTTAAAAGAAGGTGGTAGAACAGCAATCGTTTTACCTGATTCAATTTTAGGTGCACCAGGTCTTGAATACATTCGTCATTGGTTGATTAAAAACACCAAAATTATTGCAAGTGTTGATTTACATGCAGACGCATTCCAACCAAGAAACGGAACACAATGTTCTATCCTATTCCTACAAAAGAAAACCAAAGCAGAAATTGCAGACGAAGAAAAATCAAGACAAATAATTGATTACGATATTTTCATGACTATGATTGACCACATTGGACATGATAAAAGAGGTGGCAAAATCTTCAAAAGAGACGAAAAGGGAAATATCGTAATGATAGAAGTTGAGGAACTTGTAAAAGAAAAAGATGCGGACGGCAATTTAATTGCTCGTAAAGAAATTACGCAGGAAAAAATTGTAAATGACCAAACTATCCATGTTGCAGATGTTTTCAGCAAATGGAAAGCAAAACAAGGAATAGCATGGTAG
- a CDS encoding SEC-C metal-binding domain-containing protein has product MIENMGKLGTSGNPIRLRVQNESRMEEVVAICERNNWIFVCGIEPDYPEDICELEYMLNPKQFKGKRPKMKLIENATIIKTEPVIGRNDLCPCGSGKKYKKCCLN; this is encoded by the coding sequence TTGATTGAGAATATGGGAAAACTTGGCACATCTGGAAATCCTATAAGACTTAGGGTTCAAAATGAAAGTAGAATGGAAGAGGTAGTAGCGATTTGCGAAAGAAATAACTGGATATTCGTATGTGGAATTGAGCCAGACTACCCTGAAGATATTTGTGAACTTGAATATATGCTTAATCCAAAGCAATTTAAAGGGAAAAGACCCAAAATGAAATTAATTGAAAATGCAACGATAATTAAAACCGAACCTGTAATCGGAAGGAATGATTTATGTCCATGTGGAAGCGGCAAAAAATATAAAAAGTGTTGTTTGAATTAA